GAGCGTGGAGCAAAAAGTGCCCGAGGAACCACTTTTTGAAAAGTTCCGAGGTGACGCGCCCCGAGTCCGAGCACCCGTAGAGGGCGCGCGACGGCCCTCGCGTCTTGTAGCACAACCCGCCGGGGTAGGCTTTGGAGTAGACCACGAACGGCGGGACGTCGGCGCCGGCCGCGTTCAGGCAGGCCAGGACCGAGACGCGGTCCTTcgatgccgccgccgccgcctggcATCCCCGAGCGGGCGACTTGGGGGGAGCCGCCCTCTTCCGCGCCAGTTGAAAAGCCACCTCGTTGCAATTCCAGATGCGCTGAGGCTTGTCGGCCAAGGCGTGAGCTTCCAGCACAGAGTTCAAAATGCGGAAAAAATAGTCCAGCGAGGCCTCCTTGGCCACGCAGACCTTGCGAGCGCGGCGGGCACCGGCGTGGGCCGCCTGCACGGTGATGTTCTTCCCCTGGCGTTTCCGAAAGTTGAGCCACCAGGTCTGGCCCAGCTTGGAGAAGGCCACTCGCCGGTGTTGGCGCTTATAAATGGACGAGGCGAAGGACACCAACTGCCGCTTGGTCAGCGGGAAGCCGTGCTCGGACACGTACGAGGAGAACTCCACCAGCAGCTCCTCGTCGGCCGACGTTATGAGCTGAGCCGGGCCGCTGCGGCTGCCCGGTGTGACCCGTCCGCTGACCCGGTCCCCCAGCGAGGATTTGGGCACCCCGAATTCCTTGGCGGCCCGCCTGACGGTGTACCTCCCCGACTTGACTTGCGCTAGCGCGTGTTCCATGGCTTCCTCCgtccatttctttttcttcttgcgTCCAATTTTATCCAGATGGTTTCTCGAAGGCATGCTTCTAGGCGACCAGGTTTCTGGCCTTCGAGGACTCTAGAACTCCGGGATGGAGAAGAACACGCCAAGATCAATACCCTTGTATTTTGGGATGTTTATGAAGTCGTTGGCTAAACGTCAATGCACTCCTTCATTTCGGGCAATAAAGTCAAAGTGTGGTTATGGCCGCCGAATAAACATCGGAattgattttgaatgaaaacgaaGAGGACTTACAGATTGTTCGCCTGACCAGATTTGAACGAAATGAAAGTAGGGCAATCCCACTCGATGCTTGACACGACATTAGGGTAGACGAAATGGTTTAAAACGCCCAACAAACAACAAAGACGTCGTAGTGTGGCATTTCATCACGTACGGATGGACAAATTGCTGCTTTAGATGTCCGAAAGTTAACAGCAAGTAGAAAAGCAAAAGCTGAAACGAAGTGAAAGTAAAAATTCTCAATTTGCGGTCATGTCGGAAGTCAACCCGGTAACCGAGCGAaagcctttcaaaataaacgCCAGTAAATGTGCACAACGTTAAGATAGCAGTAGCGTTATCTTAAATCTGAAAAGCACAAACACAACTCTTCCTAATCAATTCTGGGCGCAGACAACAGTACATGTCATAGTATATATACAATAAAGccttcttctacttcttcatTGTGGTGCAAGGCATGagcaaaatgtcaacattgtcaGAATGGTCTCATTATCTCCGACTCAGCCGCGCACTCGCTGACATTGTTGACTTTTTAATATAAGACAAATCTTGGGTCCTGTCAACATGACGTACGCCAGCTGCGCCACGACGACAGTCCAATAAAAAGCTCATCGTAATACGCGGCTACGAAAAGCTCCATTCCACGAAGACTTTTCTTTCTCGACTTTAGCGCCGAATAAATAGCACCAACCTTGTTTCATTAACATGGCTTTTATTGAAAACACGGCAATGGTAGTCAtaatcaaatgaaaataaagcaatTACTAATTGAGTCCATAGACAAAGGGACTGACAACTTTGGGTacattgactttgaaaaagACTGGAGCGCTTTTCAATGAGCCGCCAGTTAGCATTTTGCAAGCAGAGCTGTTTATTATTCCGGAATCAAGGCCGCCCGGGACGAGCGTATCGTCGCCGGCGGCGGCGAAAAACGTCAGAGAAATGAACAACAAAGTCAAGAGAATCATCCGACAAGTCAGGAATCTTCATCTCTCTTTCTGGGTTGCTGGGAAACGGGATATTATCGGAGGCGTGGAGCGCTACGGCTAGCGGCGGCTGAAgcggaaaaaaaagacaccaagGACGCTCCTTAGCGCACGCCTTTCCTGCCCAGGAAGCGCAAGACGGCGTAGTTGTAGGCCGTGGCCACCAAGAACAGGatctgaaaaagaaaattcatatttggaAAACTATTCTCTAGCTAAAAAGAAAAGTTATGAGCCATGCTAACGATTCAAGCTAATGCTTACCAAGGCCAGGAGGGTGATACCGGCACCGGCAAACGTAGCAATATACAAGTCATAGGTCAGatgaaactgcaaaaaaataaagacaaatggTGGCACTTTGCTTGCACAAGACGACCGGCACGCAGCGTAAGATGGAATATGTAAATGATGCACTCACTTCGCTTGTTTTGCAAATAGACGCCAAGGTCATTCCGCAAGACTTGCCCGGCGTGGCATGCCAAGGAAGCAGGCCTTGAATAAATGACAGGACATTCATTAGTCAGCTATCTTTCAACCATCGCCAGGCATTTCCATCTTGGCGGGCGGGCGCGCAACCAACAAAGAAAGTTGCCGGCACGCCGCCCCGTGCATATCAATAAGAAATCTTTTCCCACTTTGACTTTAGTCTCTGCACTGCTGATTTTTATCTGCCACTAAAACACCATCTTGATGGCGGGCGGCTAaccacttcatttttattgtatagaAATCGACTTTTTGATGCGTGCACTTGATGGAGAAGCTTTAAATCGTACCTGTATAAAGACAACATCGGAGGACCCGAAAAAAACCCATGTGAGGACCCACATGgaaatcgaaccctcgaccccagaaccgtCAGGCCGACCACTTCTACACCGGGCTGCCCACTTTGTATTTTGCATATAAATCTTTTTCTGACCACTTTTGGATGCGCATATGTTACGACAAAGCGTTCCACGGCATCGTActtgtatcatgacaataaCGGCATTCAATTGAATGAAGAAAGCAGCTCGGCATTGACGCAATCCCCCCATGACGAATGGGAGCGCCCGGCAAAATGGCATTAACATGCTCATCAGGTCCACATGCGGTCAGCGGTGAgacaacggcggcggcggtggcggcgggcgCGTCGCACCGTATTGCCTGGCGTCCATGCAAATCCAGCCGTGCTGATTGATGCTGGGGGTGCTTTCGGCCAGGACGTTGACGTCGTGGCACGTCTGCTCCATGTTGAACAAGAAGTAGACGGGGATGGCGCTAAAGGCAAACACCACCAGCCAGAGGAAGGTCAAGATGTACGTCACGATGATGAACTGCCCAGAAGaaagaggggagaaaaaaagcccaAGGTGGGGTCAGGGGAATGAACGCGAGTTTGCTTCCCGCCATCCATCTTTGCTTGAAACGGGAAAAAGCAAGCCTGGGCCGGCCCCCCTTTTTACGTACCGTCAGGCTGAGGCAGCGTCCGCAGTGCGTGCTTCGGAATTCCCCGAAGGTCTGCTTGACGGCGCTGGTGGTGTAGAAGCCCTCTGCCAGCAGCAGGATGCCGTACAGGAAGAAAAAGGAGGCCAGGCCGTACAGGACGTACTGGAAGTACTGGACGCTGACAAAAGGATGAGGAGGTTAAAGGTCGGCCAAACGGGAATGAGGGAATTTTGCTGGTGGCGGATCCGGCCGACTCACAAGGAAGCCACCACCTGGTAGTCCTGCTCGTTGCGGGCAAAGTGAGTCTGGATCAGGACGTCGGTGTGGCTCAAGGCTTGGTGGCCGCAGCCGCAAAAGAGGGCCATGCCGGCGTAGCACAGCAGGGTGGCCACCAGAGACGGGTAGGGCACGGCCCCCAGGCAGCGGATACACACATCGTAACAACCTGAGGGGGTATAATAGATCAGAGCACCGGCCACGCAAAGCGCACAAACAAGCACGCAGCACATCCGATAGCCTCCAccaagaggggggggggggatcccGTCGCTAGCCCGCTAGCGGACGGCCGACCACCCAAAACGCTAATCAATAAAAACCATGGCGCAAACGGTAGAGAAGGGGAGCACCTAAGGCTCTGCAAAGCCAAGGCTGCTTGACCGGAAACATcttgcccttttttttgctttcgtATATTAGCTTTCTCTCCGATGCCGTATTCCGCCGTGACAAAGATCCCCAGTGGCAAACTGTCGTCCGTCCGTCCGACCGTCTACAAAAATATGGCTGGTCCTCAACCGCTCCGTGGCGGTTACCGACGTCGCCGGGCTGAAGAGAGAGAGGACGCGTCATTGTGGCCGGGTATAAGGTGGCCattgtttgggggggggggggggggggggggtgaacaaTTGGCCTGTGATGTGGCGCCAACAATGACCTGAGCGCCCAGGGTCGCCGGGTCATCGTTCCACGTACGTGGCGCCGTCCTCTGTTCGAACGGCGATGGCTCGCGTCGGTACCGCGGCGCCCCCTCGGGTCGGATGAGGACGGGctggcgtgggttttctccaggtactctggttccctcccacatccccataACACGCAGGCTAGGCTAAATTGCCCCCAGCTGTGAATGGCCGGTTGTTTTTCCTCCCGGTGCCCTCCTattggccggccaccgattGAGGGTGTCGGATACCTGgttcgctgggataggctccggcaccccccaacaccctcgtgaggataagcggttcagagaatgagTGAATTCATTCAAAAGCGCATCGCAAATGGACCCTGACGCCCCATTGGCTGAGGCCCGTTGACGGCGAGGGACGTCCAACCCGTCTGAGGTGGGAAGGGTGGCAGCTGAGGAGTTTAAATCGGTTTTGGGCCGCCACCAGAGATTCTCCTTCAAGTCAAAAAGTGCGCGTCCGCTTATTAAGTCGTGAATCAGACTTTAAAACGGAAGTAAAATCCCAAAATGGATGCAAGACATGACAAATGGTCAGATGTTCAAATAGTTGTAATCAGAAATGGTTTGCACTCACCCATGTCCAGAAGCAAGTTATGGCAGTTTCTTCTGTGCGGCTTGTCAAGTGTGATATGACAAGTTATTCCCCGCCACTCCTTTATGAATGTGACTGGCGCTTTTGTCTCATCAACAATAGATGGAGCGCATCATCCAAGTCACATCTTAAAGTCACAAAGACCCATTTCAGCTGCCAGAGCTTATTTATAGCCCTCCAATTCAGGCATTTCTCCTTTCTTTGCTGGTGCTCTGCTCTTAATTATTCTTTTGAATAAAGGTGACACCCCACACACAGGTGGCCCATCCCTGTTTGGATTGGA
This portion of the Stigmatopora nigra isolate UIUO_SnigA chromosome 19, RoL_Snig_1.1, whole genome shotgun sequence genome encodes:
- the LOC144213026 gene encoding uncharacterized protein LOC144213026; its protein translation is MPSRNHLDKIGRKKKKKWTEEAMEHALAQVKSGRYTVRRAAKEFGVPKSSLGDRVSGRVTPGSRSGPAQLITSADEELLVEFSSYVSEHGFPLTKRQLVSFASSIYKRQHRRVAFSKLGQTWWLNFRKRQGKNITVQAAHAGARRARKVCVAKEASLDYFFRILNSVLEAHALADKPQRIWNCNEVAFQLARKRAAPPKSPARGCQAAAAASKDRVSVLACLNAAGADVPPFVVYSKAYPGGLCYKTRGPSRALYGCSDSGRVTSELFKKWFLGHFLLHAPKERPLLLLFDGHKSPLNLEVVETARREGVVLVCLPPHCSHLLQPLDAGLFPLIKRRFAALSGDADVTLFAVSKKDFSGVFKGAYQVTGEDEGIGIVKESFRKCGLYPSCHFPLNQDRLMSLQHTDTQPGDATAPNGVQCLAL
- the plp1b gene encoding proteolipid protein 1b isoform X1, producing MFPVKQPWLCRALGCYDVCIRCLGAVPYPSLVATLLCYAGMALFCGCGHQALSHTDVLIQTHFARNEQDYQVVASFVQYFQYVLYGLASFFFLYGILLLAEGFYTTSAVKQTFGEFRSTHCGRCLSLTFIIVTYILTFLWLVVFAFSAIPVYFLFNMEQTCHDVNVLAESTPSINQHGWICMDARQYGLLPWHATPGKSCGMTLASICKTSEFHLTYDLYIATFAGAGITLLALILFLVATAYNYAVLRFLGRKGVR
- the plp1b gene encoding proteolipid protein 1b isoform X2 gives rise to the protein MGCYDVCIRCLGAVPYPSLVATLLCYAGMALFCGCGHQALSHTDVLIQTHFARNEQDYQVVASFVQYFQYVLYGLASFFFLYGILLLAEGFYTTSAVKQTFGEFRSTHCGRCLSLTFIIVTYILTFLWLVVFAFSAIPVYFLFNMEQTCHDVNVLAESTPSINQHGWICMDARQYGLLPWHATPGKSCGMTLASICKTSEFHLTYDLYIATFAGAGITLLALILFLVATAYNYAVLRFLGRKGVR